The DNA window ATGGTCATGTTTTCCTCGGCCAGGGAGACCATGACGTCGAGAACCTCCTTGATCATTTCCGGGTCCAGGGCTGATGTGGGCTCGTCGAAAAGCAGGATGTTCGGGTTCATGCACAGTGCCCGGGCAATGGCCACGCGCTGCTGCTGGCCGCCCGAAAGCTGGCCTGGATACTTGGCCGCCTGCTCGGCGATGCGCACCCGCTCCAGGAAATGCATGGCCGTGGCTTCGGCCTCTCTTCTGGGCATCTTCCGTACCCAGATAGGAGCCAGGGTGAGGTTCTCCAATACTGTCATGTGCGGGAACAGATTGAAATTCTGGAACACCATGCCCACCTCTCGGCGGATTTTCTCCAGCCCTTTGACGTTGCCGGTCAGCTCGGTGCCGTCAACGATGATGGTCCCTTCCTGGTGGCGTTCCAGCCGGTTCATGCACCGGATAAGGGTGGATTTGCCGGACCCGGACGGGCCGCAGATGACGATTCGCTCGCCCCTGCGCACTTCGAGGTCGATATTCTTGAGGACGTGGAAGTCGCCGTACCACTTGTTCAGGCCCTTCACGTCGATGATGGTTTCGCTGGAAGTCATAAAGAACCTTACCTTTTGGTTTGGGGGCCGCGCTTTTCGAGGCTGCGGCCGTATCGGCTCATGCCGAAGCAGATGCACCAGTAGATCACGGCGCAGAAGACATAGCCCTCGACCTCATGGCCAAGCCAGTTCTGGTCCTGGGAGGCGGCCTTGACCATGCCGAGAAAGTCCAGAAGCCCCACGATGATGACCAGGGATGTGTCCTTGAACAGGGCTATGCAACGCCCTATCAGGGACGGAAGCACGTAGCGCAGGGCCTGGGGAAGGACCACGAAGAGGGTGATCATCCAGCGGGACAAACCGAGGGCCTTGGCCGCGTCGAGTTGGCCGCTCGGCACCGCTTGCAGACCGCCGCGGACCACCTCGGCGATATAGGCCGACGAAAAGAGGATGATGCCCACCTGGACTCGCAGCAGATTGTTGATCTGGAGGTTCACGGGCAGAAACAGCGGCATCATCACCGAGGCCATGAACAGGATGGTGATGAGCGGCACGCCCCGGATGAGTTCGATGAAACCAATGCAGATGGAGCTGATGCCGACCATCCGGGACTGCCGCCCCAGG is part of the Desulfomicrobium macestii genome and encodes:
- a CDS encoding amino acid ABC transporter ATP-binding protein, with product MTSSETIIDVKGLNKWYGDFHVLKNIDLEVRRGERIVICGPSGSGKSTLIRCMNRLERHQEGTIIVDGTELTGNVKGLEKIRREVGMVFQNFNLFPHMTVLENLTLAPIWVRKMPRREAEATAMHFLERVRIAEQAAKYPGQLSGGQQQRVAIARALCMNPNILLFDEPTSALDPEMIKEVLDVMVSLAEENMTMVCVTHEMGFARTVADRIIFMDGGEIVEQNSPEEFFSNPRYDRTRQFLSQILHH
- a CDS encoding amino acid ABC transporter permease produces the protein MNELKTFIPSPDAPPPVAASGVLLWLRTNLFSGWINSVLTVLAVLVLAKTIPPLISWAFTNAVWSGGPDACDGSGACWAFIADKARVMLIGTYPPELIWRPLAAAILFAGVIAATVSGRFGKRVLAGAWPVLFVAAVWLVGGGAGLAEVDQSMWGGLMLSLGLAAVGILFSVPFGILLALGRQSRMVGISSICIGFIELIRGVPLITILFMASVMMPLFLPVNLQINNLLRVQVGIILFSSAYIAEVVRGGLQAVPSGQLDAAKALGLSRWMITLFVVLPQALRYVLPSLIGRCIALFKDTSLVIIVGLLDFLGMVKAASQDQNWLGHEVEGYVFCAVIYWCICFGMSRYGRSLEKRGPQTKR